The genomic region cacacacataaaagtcataaaaagtcaaattcacaaagtcacaattatgagataaagtcaaaaatatgaaataaagtcaCTTTTATGAAATAAAGAGTCACATTTATGAGATACAGTCACAATTATGAgctaaaaagtcacaattatgagataaaatgtcacatttatgagatacagtcacaattatgagctaaaaagtcaaaattatgaactaaagtcacaattatgagataaaatgtcacatttatgagataaaaagtcacaattgagataaaaagtcacaattgaGATaaagtcaatgtttttttgGTCGTGATGATTCTGCATGACATTATTTACTTTCTCGCTCATTTTACTTAAACTTccataatgatgataaaaacactttaaagaaCTGTCTCTTGTAGTTCCTTGTTTGTCTTCCACTCACCGTCCAGCAGCGAAATCTTCTGAAAGTCAAAgggaatgttgtttttcttggcaAAGATGTAAACAGAGCGACAGGGTTGAGAGTTCAGATCCAGGTAGAGTTCTAAAACCATGATTCCAGGTGATTCCAGGTGATTTCAGGAGATTCCAGGAGATTCCAGATGATTTCAGGTGATTGAAGGAGATTCCCGCTGATGTTTCACCGGTGACTTCTCACCAGAGTCTcaagagtaaaagaaaaagggtgTATTAAAGACAGAGAAGTCCACGCCCCTAACACGCCCCCTCCACACAGACCAATCAGAGAGCACAGAAGCACGTGTTTGACACAGTTCATTGTTCGAtatactgccacctgctggtgagactgcagactttCTGTGGAAGTTAAAAGTTATTATTTCCTGTTCTGgtgacaaatgtttttattatatttaaatattcatccaacatttcagaaaaaaaactacacataaacaaactggtccaaacattaataaactttattttttcataaataaGCCCTAACGTTGACCAAATTGCACAACattcattgttatttaatttccaTTCTATATCTTCTActctacatttttttaaatgtgttataattatttatctttaaatgtttctttctgaaaaaaacacaattctctGAACTTTCAGCGTAATATCATATAATTGTGATAATTgtattatatctatattatcgttgtcattatttttataattattaattttatgTGGTTTCAAGCGGCTTCTTTGCATTAGAGGCCGTGCCCCACCAGGGGGCACTGCTGTGCAGGGGAGGATTATaagcttttatgttttcctgtgtcaaaaatgGCGTTCAGAATTTCTGTaatgcgtgtgtgggtgtgtgtgtatggtgtgcGTTGTTCATGCCACGAGTCGTGCATTGTTGGGGCCCGAGCCACGAAGGGCAGGGGCCGGGACGGCTCCTAGCATGAGTGCGAGGAACCTATTgaaatccttcagattattattctatccGTGGCTTTCCGGTCATTTCTGTGGGGGTTCTCATGCATAAAAACtcctgaaacttggcatggagatcaggtctggtgaaaatgtgatattggcaTAGGTCCCGAACCCatgcgttgctcaagggctctatagtgCCCcataaggtgaaaacagaggcaaaattcaGTTTCATcgaatttcacgaaacttgatGGAAAGATGTTAtagattttgaattttggcaAGTTGCAACCTACATAAATGAGCATCCGATTGCTATTGTTgtactgacataaaaaaaacgcGCCACTTTGTACTACACACATCAACGATGACATGTTGTTGAAAGGTTTGGGGGATTCAAAACGGTGTGACCATGGCAACCCTCGTAGTTattgttgtcatgttgttgtttggaTCTTGagtatttgatatttgataatATATGTCATCAGATTGTCATGGTTTGTGTGATGCCATGATTCAGCTGCTGTGGTCCCGTCTAtcacctgctgctgtgtttttgttgtgagacTAATATGTGTTATTTCTGGATTTCTGCATTATAAGATTTTACTGCATGGCCTCACCAGAACCCTCTCCAGACCAAAATCGCCACTGGTGGTTATGTTGTCAGAATTCTGGCctgaatttgatttgtaaaAACTGCCCGACTCCAGTCCGGTAGGTGGCGGTAGTGCGTCTTTAAGCTGCTTAAccgtctgctgtgtgtgtgtgtgtgtgtgtcagtgagaaccagcagctgcagcggcGTCTGTCATCAAGGTGACCCGAGAACAAGCGAGTGAAACATGGCGAGAGGAAGCCGCAGCAGCCGCTCTGCTGCTCCagccaggtaacacacacacacacacacacacacacgtctgcgtACACGACGTATCCCATAAACTTCACCATGACAACGAGACGACTTCACTGAACCGTAACCAGAACCTCAttctgaccctaaaaccaggtcttaactctCAGAAAGTTCTTTTAAGTGGTGACAGAACGCGACCAGCAGACAGAATGTCCTGTGGTTTAGTTTCCGGTGGTTTACAAGTTGTATtccgcgcgcgcacgcacgcacgcacgcacgcacacactgctggttctcactgacacacacacttacacatacgcacgcacacacacgctgcagaAGGTTAACCGGCTTAAAGACCCACTAACGCCACCTACCGGCAGTTTTTACAAATCTTACAAATTTTACAAAGGCTCCCCTCTAGTCTTGTGGCCCTTGGTAGACCCCTATATTAATAtagttatttacaccaaaccagacaCCTTTTAACCTTAGAGGGCACTTATaaatcacagatttattttaaactttcatattcaaagtgaagcactaagtgtggTTTACTTAAGTTCAATTGaaaaagtcattcattcattcattcattcaatcatgtcactttaatatgtttaaaaaaaaaaaaacaggccctTAGTTCACAGCACTGGTAGTCATCATGGCGTGGTGGGGTTTTTCGAGGGGCGGGGCATGGTGCGATTTCAAAAGGGAAACTTATGCGATAACAGAGACGATGAAAGAGTGATCTTTTTTTACCGTAGGTGACGGAGGCTGGATTGACTTTGTAGTGAACATGTTTCCCCGTgtcctcgcacacacacacacacacttccacagCATCACACATGCAACAGAGAGTCATATCAGCATCCTCGCCAACTGAATGTAGAAATTACAAATGACCAATGGCATGATGCTTGTGAGAGTGCAAGagctttaaaggtgacatagaatgcttgtatcacacatatatgttagttatggaggtctacttacatatattaacttttcatggttaaaaacctcctaatcgctgcaaacgagccgatcaaaatatctcctcactgacgctcttgtcagccgcgctgtttcagaccaaaaccacacccctagaatgtggactgtgttgtgattggccagccaacgagatctttcccactgtcctgtgattggccaggtacctggaagtgacgtaatagataggccagctcttagatacacagctccccctctggcacggtggatgctctgcatctcagcagctacaatgagagtagttcttcttcttctgcggttgaatgtacgcaaccggatgtgcccggactagtgcccgcaccaggaggcgctacggtggtgagaggagtggtgaggatttttgatgacgacatcaaattaaggaagtgccgatccgcttcgcagagcccaggaaaacaatacaacactattttctcagcagtggctgaactgtttgttctgaaactttagggtttcataaacgaggtaatgacgcagatacacacacaaacgcagcgttaattggagcttccggtctatgtgggctttaagtgTCTGTAATAGAGTTAAAGCTACAACTCAAGATTCTACACAGAGCTCACGTATCTCCCTCACAACGCCAGAGGTTCGACGCTGATCTCTCGCCTATTTGTCTCAAGATAGCTAATCTCACTCATTGCATCTGGTCCTGTTGGAAAATACAGAGGTTTTGGTTCATTATAGGAGCTCAATAAGATCTTAGCTGTGGATTTTGAATATCGTGCCGCATGCGTGCAAACGGCCTCATTACgataaatataaaaggaaacATTCCGTGCGAGAAAGTGCATACTTCTGAACTGGATAACAGACGAGACCCCGTCATAAGTTCATACTTGAATATGTTTCACTTGATTACTTGACGTGCATGCTACATGTATTTCATAGAACATGAGGACCTTTCATGTCTTATAGTATAGAGTGGATATTTCAACTGTCTTTATCAGAGGGTTTATGTAGAATACAACTTCAGTGACGTGTGTTTGTCTGATGTTTTTACCTGAGTGACGATTGTatctgtgagtttgttttttgttatttgtttgtttcggGGCAGTCTTTTGTTTGGGGGTGTCGCCCCTGAAATTGTTGTTGTGCCTTGTTTTgtataaaatcaaaaatcatttaacatattttggggaaaaaaaagatcttgATTTGATTCATTCAGAGTTTCCATGACAACTGTGCCTGCTTCTGAAAGGTATTTTTAAAGAACTGACCAAAGTTTAACCTggtgcatcatttaaaaatacatataaatattataatgaaaAGGTTTAAAGTTCTCAGGTTTGTGCAGTTGTAGACGCATCACGGCCCCTCAatcatattattgttattattattagtagtagtagtaatatcATGCAGGTGTTGCCtgacaaaaagaacatttaGCTCGTGGTCGACCGAAATATTCGTAACAATTATTAGCATTTCTTTTGCGTAACCTTGGTACTGCTGCTGATTtatgtgtgcgtgagtgtgggGTTGTTGTGTTTGAAGGGGCCCACAGTTGGGCCTTTTCCAGTCTGTGCCCAGGATCCGATGGTGAAGACCAAAACGAAGACGTTGTCAGTCTTCTGCCTTTGATCTACCATCAAAGCCAACTCCGTCATGTCATAACGCCAGACTTGAGAGGAGAAAGGATTGGAAGAACAGGAGGAGAAACGTCTGCAGCAGTGTAAACAACTGTGGTTAAGAACTCttaactgtagagggcagcattacacctctcagtgtacagctaaattattattagaagaagaacagaGTCCAGCAGTAAATTATTAGAAGGAGTCATGTGACGTTTCAAATATGATGGAATGCAACAACCAAACGAATCAAACAATCACAAATCTGACGACgatttgtgaatattttcaatgaTTAATCTGGAAGAAGTTGGTGACCTTTGATCGGGTTGACGATGAGTGTGTCACCAAGCAGTACTGAGGCAGTAGACGAGGAGAGTGAAGAAGACTTTGAAGCTCTTTTGGGTTTACTCGGGTATCAGGTGGACAAACTCCTGGAGAAAGGCGGCTTTGGAATGGTGTATCAATGCATCCGAGCAGACACAGACGAGCAGGTGGCTGTGAAGGCTATTCAGAGCTATGACTCTTATATTGGCAGAGAAGAGTTGGCCAACCTCGAACGAATCCAGGACCTCGACCCGGACAAGAACAACTTCATCAAGTTCAACAGATATTTCGAGGTCGATGGACATATTTTTCTGGAATTTGAAAAACTGGATTGGACGATTGACGATTTGGTTTTGAGCGATGGGCCACTGCTTCTGTCCGACGTTCAAGTGATCACACAACAGATGCTGGTGGCGATGAACGCTCTCAAAAGCATAGGATTGATACATGGTGACATCAAGCCAAATAACATAATGCTCGTTAATCACAAGCAAAAACCGTTTCAGGTGAAGCTGATTGATTTTGGCATCTCCTGCCTTGTCTCAAATTTGCGTGGCGGTGAAATGCTTCATATACCTGAGTACCAGGCGCCTGAAATCTCACTGGGCCTACCTTTGAACGAGGCTTCAGACATGTGGGCCCTCGGCTGTGTCGTTGCTTTCATGTACCTCGCGAAAGACTTGTACTCGGGAACGTGTGAATTAGGGAAAATGGAAGAAATAGTGCAGTGGCACGGTCAGCCTGCGGATCATTTAATCGAAAGTGGCTTGTACGTGTTAAATTATTTTGAGAAAGTTGACTCCCCGTGTTTTAAGTTGAGGACGACGTGCATCTGCGCACACGGTGAATATGATCCTCACGAGCCGATCCGCGGTGAACTGTCGAGGCAGTTCAGCAGTCTCGATGACATTGTGAAGACTCGCCCCGGCACTGCCGAGCAGAAGGACACGCAGACGTTTGTAAGCCTTCTTAAAGAGATGCTGAATGTAAATCCATTTCAAAGGATCACTCCCCGAGACGCTCTGAGGCACCCGTTTATGACCTGGAATCACTTTCCTAGTGATGCCATTTATGAAAAAGTGAAACCGCTGCCCAAAGATATCACCAACAGTATTTCAAATCATGACACAACTGCTGTTGACAGAGGTGTAGCTAGCCCAGGTGTCGGCGCTAGTCATGCTTCTGCTGAGGGCAATATTGGTAATACAGATGAAAAAGCAGGTTTGGCTGAAGTCAAAACCAAGAAAAAGTACTATAAGAGGTTATGTACATTCTTCTCTGGACTATTCAAGAAGGGAACATGCACAAGTAGTGTTGACTCTTCTACAAATGAGAAACCATCACCCATAGCTAGTTTTAAAAGTATGTTAAATATTGGATCCCCTGACATTCCTGCTACATTGGCCTATGTTTCTGCTGAGGACAATATTGGTACTGATGAAGAAACCACAGGTTTGGCTGAAGTCAAAACCAAGAAAAAGTACTATAAGAGGGTTTGCACATTCCTCTCAGGGCTATTCAAGAAGCAATCATCCAACAAAAGCCTTAATGACTCTTCTACCAATGAGCCACCCACAGATGAGCCACCAGATCACGGAGTCCCTGATGCTTCTGATGGTGGTCAGGCTCAAGCTCAGTTCGACAGTGACGACACTGCTACTGAGACTTTACCTGCGTCTGTTGATCACGCTTCTGCTGAGGAATATATTGGTGCTGACGAGGAAAACACCGGTTTGAATGACGTTAAAACCAAGAAAAGCTTCTTTAAGGGCATCTGTGGATTTTTTTCACGGTTgttcaaaaagagaaaatccgCCAATGAGAAAGAGCCACCAACAGCTAGCATTAAAACTACTTCAGATAATGGATTCCCTGATGATTCTGATGGTGCTAAGGTCAGCTGCGATGACGCTGCTGCTAAGATATTACCTGCCTCTGCTAGTCCTGTTTCTGCTGAGGAATGTACTGGTACCGaagaaaacacaggttttaatgATGCCAAAACCAAGAAAAACTACTTTCAGTGTAATTGCAGATTTTTCTCATGCCTGTTCAAGGGATCAACCACCAAGTCCTCCACTGATATCTTTAATGACTCTTCTACCAATGAGAAACCACCATCTACAGGTGTGGCTGTGGCGGACTCACCTGCTGGTGACAGAGATGAAGCCTGCTCACATGATGACACTGCTGCTAAGACTTTACCTGTCTCTGCGAGTCCTGTTTCTGCTCCGGAATGCATTAATACCGAAGAAAACACGGGTTTTACTGATGCCAAAACCAAGAAAAGCTGCTTCAAGTGGAATTGCAGATTTTTCTCATTCCTCTTCAAGGGAAACAAACGCATTGATGAATCATTTACTGCTGAGAAACCTCCACCTACAGGTAGCATTAATGATATTTCAACTAATTTGTTTGCTGTGGCTGACTTGCCTGCTGCCGATGGAAATGAAGCCGGCCGAGAAGTCGACATTGCTGCTGAGACTTTACCTGCTAGTCATGTTTCTGCTGAGGAATGTGTTAGTACTGAAGAAAACACGTGTTTTACTGAtgtcaaaacaaagaaaaactgcttTAAATGCTTTTGCGGATTTTTCTCAGGGCTGATCAAAAAGAGAACACCCACCAAAAACTTAAATGACAATGACACTCGTGGATTTCCTGCTGCTGACGGAGATGAAGCCTGCCCAGAGGTCGACACTGCTGCTGAGACTTTACCTGCTAGTCATGTTTCTGCTGAGGACAACAGTTGATGAAGTGAAGAGTCTAAACCAAGAAAATCGCTTCAAGAGGATTTATAGTTTTCTCATGGCTGGTCAAGAGAGAGAGGactgaaaaaaggaaagaagcaACTGATGATCAAATCCAGAAGGGAACAGATTTGTTGGGCTTGGTATTAAACTTCACTGCCTTTGAAGTACCGACGGAACTTCCTGTGTATTACCTTGGTCAGTGGCTAGTTTTAGCCCTTTAAGTTGACTCGATTGTTAGCCTGTTACTGCCCAGCGATCtttactgcagcagcagaacccTGCTCGGCCTCTGGTAGATGCAGCTCCTCTCTTTACCATGACAACAACCTTGTCACAACAAATTCAACTCGTGCTACTCCAGATATGCATGCCTTGGTTCCCACATCATCTCCATCTGAGTCTGTTCCTGTACCTGCAGTTATCACCTGGCCTCTGTAAGCCACAATCACGGTAGTGCTCCAGTCATACCATGTCCAACCCATTTCATACTTCCCTTGAGTGGAGTATGTCTGCTCCTGGTAATAGTGTCTAACCAGACCCTGAAACCTTTGGCCTCTGTTCACACTATGTCATCTTACAAAAGAGCGCAACGTTATGGTATCCACTGCCCTCTCCAGCCACAGCAGTGTCACCAGAGACACATCCTGGAATGGAGACACCAACCATCTTCAATCAAGCTCCATCTTGGTCCATCTTATTCTGTGAAGCTCCAGCGCATACCAGTCTGTTGATGATGACCAGAGGGTGGAATGTCTGCTTTGTGCTTCCAAGATAatgcgtttcgactgagaacatgAGCCTGACGGTCGTGTAGCATGACGTCGTAGGTGGGAGGACAAAGAATACGACACAACAATGGAGggcatccagcagctcttttttcacTGATTGGTTTGTGGCTCTTTGTCTGGACTTCCATAAGATATTTACATTGATCacaagggagtgacgtttttctgtcgcccaatcagctgactgtcgtgggtggagctgtAGAGCAGCTCCAGACCCTGACCATACCGTACCATTGTACTTTGGTACCCCAAAGGGAAGGGTGTCAAAGACTTTGGTACTAGTCCTAATGGAAACATAAAGTATGTGCCATACTGTACTGGACCAAACCGAGCCATTCCACTTGACTGTGGCGCTCACAGATGCACAGTGAGCCAAAGTGATCCACACCAAACTCGTCATACCAGTTGTTGACCCTCTGGATTGAATCTACCACAGTGCTTTGCTGGACAACGTGACATGTATCACATTTTTACAATAAAGTTTTGACATTATAACTTGTAATgtgtcatgtttcttttttaattaactgttcATGTGATTACATGAATCATATTAACATATACACAAACTTTGAGATGGGGGCTCGGACATGTGTCTAGTGTGCCCACAAAGTAAACACTTGAAGGCCAATGAAGTTACATTATCATTGGTGTATTCTTGtgccaatccaatccaatttgaAGAAGGCAGCtcgattttaaaaatgaaaaaacaaaaacttactTGAGTTCCTTGACTTTGATGCTCCGTGTCAATCGGGGATCAGCCAGACTCTTACTTTACTGTCAACGTTACTCTGTAGCTATTATAGTAACAAAGACACTGTTACAgataataattgtaattttattccaaatataataaaaatatattagtGCAGTTttagattttctgacatttaatgaaccaaacaactaattagttagttgcagctcttcTCTCTGAACCTCTCATGGTAGATGACGTCTCCTGTTAAACCTCTAATGTACACaaactgcattgtttttgttttgtttgtagtcCAGCTCCATCTCATGCTCCGCCTCCCGCTCATCCGCCTCCTGCTGCCCTGGCTCCTGCTCCTACTCCATCTCAGGGACCGGGCCTCATGGCCCAGATGGCCACCACAGCGGCGGGGGTGGCCGTCGGCTCGGCTGTGGGCCATGTTGTTGGCAGCGCCCTCACTGGAGCGTtcggtggcagcagcagcagcagcagcagtgtagaACCTGCCAAGCCAACACAACAGGTCAGAGGTGAACGGTATCTCAACCAGGGTTTACGTTAGCCGGTAAATGCCGGCGTCACGTGAATTTTAGGACCTGAAACggtactttt from Solea senegalensis isolate Sse05_10M linkage group LG6, IFAPA_SoseM_1, whole genome shotgun sequence harbors:
- the chchd10 gene encoding coiled-coil-helix-coiled-coil-helix domain-containing protein 10, mitochondrial; this encodes MARGSRSSRSAAPASPAPSHAPPPAHPPPAALAPAPTPSQGPGLMAQMATTAAGVAVGSAVGHVVGSALTGAFGGSSSSSSSVEPAKPTQQEAPRVAPAQPGPCHFEVKQFLDCAVNQSDLTLCEGFSEALKQCKFSHGVTSLV